A section of the Castanea sativa cultivar Marrone di Chiusa Pesio chromosome 12, ASM4071231v1 genome encodes:
- the LOC142620186 gene encoding uncharacterized protein LOC142620186 — MSFNEEDARGMKQPHNDPLVVMLTIEGFNTKRILVDNGSSVNIIYLPAFQQLRLDPGRLCPFDSSLVSFSEDRVYPKGIVTLTVTIGTYPRQLTRQLDFLLADYPSSYNVIIGRPTLNRWKAATSTYCLNVKFPTENGVDEVKGDQVLARECYQAVLAAKENHIWTIEEKEEDEDRDDHKS, encoded by the coding sequence ATGTCCTTCAACGAGGAAGATGCAAGGGGAATGAAGCAGCCTCATAATGACCCTTTAGTCGTAATGCTCACAATAGAAGGATTCAACACCAAAAGGATCCTCGTAGACAATGGTAGCTCCGTAAACATCATTTACCTTCCCGCTTTTCAGCAGCTGAGGCTAGATCCAGGAAGGCTATGTCCGTTCGACTCCTCCCTCGTTAGTTTTAGTGAAGATAGAGTATATCCCAAGGGCATAGTGACATTGACAGTAACAATAGGGACTTACCCGAGGCAGTTGACCCGTCAGTTAGACTTCTTGCTGGCAGACTACCCCTCGTcttacaatgtgatcattggaaGACCAACACTTAACCGATGGAAGGCAGCCACATCCACCTATTGCCTGAATGTAAAATTCCCAACTGAGAACGGTGTTGACGAGGTGAAAGGAGATCAAGTCCTAGCTAGGGAATGTTATCAGGCTGTGTTGGCTGCAAAGGAGAACCATATATGGACGATTgaggagaaagaagaagatgaggataGGGACGACCATAAGTCTTGA